The genomic stretch ggcgcctccaagctggctggcagctttttctagcttgcttgcttctttgtttcgtcttccgaagttccgttcttttgggtgattccggccaaccgaaatagggttcacccgaacccaatttctagcCTTCTCCTAGAGCAGTCTttctcccggcttaacgtccctcgaacgccgcacacgttcttctcgcccaccgatgtattcttccgcagctctctcgtccttcggaccaccgagcccatcggcacccatcccgtgtcgtccttctcgctagttgcgtcttccgctcgacttcctacgctcctaagctcttgcacactcagacacaggggtcaaacacaaagcaggacctaaccaacttggttgatcacatcaaaacacccgcggggtccaacactttcagccgagcggctatcccgttcAGTGTGGCAGAAGACCCAAGAATATCATAATCCTGGTCGAGCAGCTATTTCGCTCGGCCGAGCAACATACACAGTGAgatatccttcgacatcctttgggagctagtgtcgctgCCAGACGGCATGGTCAAatagaggatcgtacgacggaagcttccactgtcacttgaaagatatgctcggcccattaaggtactgtgtcagagacactttactgacatgtctctTCAGAGGAAGCTTGGGATAGCGTGCCCGCTTTAAAAAGCGTGCACacacgctacaggagccctatataaagggggtccaggcATTGACGGAGGAATTTTTTTTTCGTGATttctactgttgcgctacagttctctttgctccttcttgcttcgccggagactgacttgagtgttggagtgccatcgtcggggaccccttccctggctcggcactgacgttgcttcttattttattatttctatctTATTTTCTCGTTAATCCCTCTGAAACTTCACGcccagaataatctatattctaCTCGGTGTCATGTTTTTAGGTTTTACTTGAAATACAAGGTAGCTTCTTTGAACTGGTGTTGTTGATAAGATTGAGTAGTGCTTTGAGGTGATTAATAAGGTAATTGATAACATTCATACCCATCTTTTAATTGTTTATGTAGTACTATTTGCTTATATTTGTTATATTTTAGTTTACAAATGTTACAAAATTATTACTTAGTAGTGTTTAGAGTTCATATGATATTGTGTTTGTGGATATTAAATCTTAGAGAACTAAATCTTGTTTAGTGTTCATATggtaatttatcctaaatcttagggaactaagtcttgttagttaatttattcTAAATCTTAGGGAACTAAGTCTTGTTGATTAATGTTTCGTTTAGATTTTTTTGAAGACTTTGAGAGCTATATaaatctatgcttagatgatgttaAGGACAAGTTTTTTGGATATTGAATCAATTTGCTTTGCTTAAGCCACGTTACTGCTATAtctcttttattcttttatttctgttcTTATTTTCTTGAGAATGTTTTTAAACCTAGCTTAGACTACTTATTTTGTTATTTCTATCTTATTTTCTCGTTATTCCCTTTGAAACTTCACGCCCAGAATAATGTATATTATGCTCGGCGTCAGGTTTTTAGGTTTTACTTGAAATACAACATAGATTCTTTGAACTGGTGTTGTTGATAAGATTGAGTAGTGTTTTGAGGTAATTAATAAGGTAATTGATAATATCCAGACTCATCTTTTAATTGTTTATGTAGTACTATTTGCTTATATTTGTTATGTTTTAGTTTACAAATGTTACAAAATTATTTCTTAGTAGTGTTTAGAGTTCATATGGTATTATGTTTGTGGATATTAAGCTTTTTTAGTTtgcattttaaattaatcaatgtgCAATAAGAAGACTAGCAAGCCTCTTATATTATCTTGTATTCCATTTTGTTATCTATACTTAGAGATTTTTGAATTCAGATTCAAAGAAAATACTATCTAAATATTTATTCACACTAACTTATTGTTCATGATTTTGTGATGTCTATTGTTTTAGagttaaaatagttttcatgAATAAATTTGTTGATTCTTTAATATTGATACCTAACTATGAACTAATTAACAGTTGAACAATGGTGTTGATTATGACTTTTGTACAATCTCAATTTATTTGTATTAAAATTTGAGATTATAAATTTGGTTGGTTTGTTAATATGTACAAGAGAAACAATTAAATTCTCGGAGTTCGAAGACATGCATGCTATTAGTAAAAGGATGAAGGatgaaattattaatattgaggaAGGTAGATTAAGAGAAGAAAACCTCATTAAGATGGTTCGTAAAATGAATCAAAAGGTGGAATATGCAAATCAATTTTATCTAGGAGTATTTGGTCCATGAAAATCGTGATAGACAATGTAAAACTTAAATTACTTACGATAAGAATTAAAAATCTATACCGTTATTTATATAGTTTgagtattaattaaatttacttgattaatgtaaatttttatttatctcaaTGTTAAGTGCATGATGCTTTTGGATTtagaaattgttttttttttaaatatttttaattaattttaaatgtgTAATTATTTAATGTAAAATAATATCTACATGAGAAATAccgaatatataaaaatataagataattaaaattagaaataaatttaaaaataaaattatatatggaaatataaattaaattataaataaatttataaactgattaaaattatttatttgacTCGCTGCGTCAGCTTAGGAGGCATGGGTGGAATACTTATCCACGTCGAATCCTTATTTACCAATAAATCATTCCCGGTTAGATTAGATAAGTCCATGAGAAATTGTTACTATTTAGATtgagaatttaaatttttaagatttgattattttttttcggCTAATATATATTCGGGATTAATTATTTATGGCACAGAATTTgtctatattaataattaattggtCAAACGAATTATTTTTtccataaataatttatagaaataTTTGCCCAAAATATTTCTTTCTTAAAACGAACTCGAATATAACTATATTAATCAGCAAACTCCGATTATCATCGGCAACCATGGAGACTGAGCTAATTCCAGGACTACCGGACGATGTCGCTCTGCAGTGCCTCCTCCGTCTCCCCTTCTACTCCATCTCCGTTGCTCGAGGCGTCTGCAGGCGGTGGAGGCGCGAACTCTCAGCGTCGTCGTCCTTCTATCGCCTCCGCAAGGCTGCCGGCCTCGCTCACACCGTCTTCattatgctcttttatgatatccCCTCGTTCCACCTTTACAGGTGGCGTCTAGCCTTTTACGAGCCAGCCACGGGCGCCTGGGGGGTCCGGCCGTTGACAGACGACAGCCTCCGCGGCAAGCAGCATTGCTGGCATGTTGTGGTCGTCGGGCGAGAGCTGGTGTTGGTTGGCGGGTGGGATGAGTCAAACTGGAAGGACACCGCGGAAGTCAACATCTACGATCTAGTCACCGGCGACTGGCGTCCCGGGGCCCCTATTCCGCGCCCCATGCAGGATGGCTGCAACTTTGCCGTCGGCCCACGGAACGTGTTCGTATCTGGTTGGAAGGACAATCTATCTTCGATGTTAGTTTATGACACGGCAACCGACGCGTGGATGGACTACCACGTGGCGACCCAGGAGCCGAGCTGGTGTCCGTGGTCGGGGTTCATGTCGGCCGCCGACCTCGCCGCCCACGAAGAGGAAATGATGTACGAATGCCGGGAGAGAGAGGAGGACAAGAAATTATAGGTGGTCACATGGTGCGACGGCGACAAAGCGAACTTGTGGCGGAGCTTGGGATTGTCGCcggacaacttatttaattaccGCCGACTATTCTTTGTCTTCCAATTCTAAGAGGACTAGTACTGAATTATAATATTAAGTACGAATAAAATTTACACTCACGAGGTGTAAGACATAAAAGATATGAAGTATCAAaacttttatatataaatatttttaatgctCTTGACCGTACTTTCAGACTTCCGACCATACCTGTATGATATTTTATCTTTGTAGAATTtaaggttgatttttttttcagatgTACATGAATAAGAATAAGAATTAAAAACTAACTGTCCCCGGCAACGAATCCTACTTGTCAAAACTAACTGtttctataaaaatattaaaaaaaatggagGAAAAAACAAAggagtatttttctttttccaatgGAATCAAAAGGCGTCCATTCCATCAACGTCTTTAAATGATTTAGTTGTTTTTGATGTTATTATTTTCTTGTCGCATACATTGTATATTATATACAATGTTAGAGATGACCTCGTCCTTCTTCCATGGACAAGCAAATCAGATCGCATACCTTTATGCTGGAGGTCGAAAGAAGGGTGAGGCGTCTGAAAGCAGAATAAAAAATATAGATTCGTTATATTAACGGTTCTTTAGTGTCGGTCCCATAGATATGAAAGAAATTATATATAAGTACATAGACGTCAAGcacataataaaatataaactccaaaagagagagagagataaaACGAAGGAGGCATACTACTTACTTTCTCCTTCGCTCGACTGGAGAGAGGTTTTATTTATCTACTTCCGTATCTGGACTGACTCGGGTTGCTCGTGTCGTtccgtattttttttaaaagctttccaaattatttgatttttttacaAACTGGTAAAATGAAAGGGGCTAAGTGAAAAATATTCTCAAATCTTCGTTAATGAATGCTCATAATCTGCCTCCCAAGAAATATTGTTTTATTGTTTCTGCAGCGATGAATAATGGCtgcttttataatattttatggataataaattcatatatatatatatatatatatatatatatatatatatatataataggtaAAAAAACTCCCATAATTATTAAAATCATAAACAAAAAATCTactatgtttaaaaaataaaataacatgcTAATGTATTTCTTATCCTAAAATATTGTatcaattatatcatattaaaataagttagttcaacttaattaaaaatattatatatacaaTGCTtttatagcaaaaaaaaaaacatcaattaaaaatgtttgatttaatttaggtaatataataaaataggtTTATTTGAAAGTTTTAGTCATAATTTTCAGAATCATGATCCTATGCAAAATCGATTTAGGGTtaggatcggatcgtagaatcatATGATCCTACAAAAAACtcttaaaatcttatcatacataattaataattagaaaaagtacccttaaaatcttatcatacatgatttATGATGTCTATTGTTTTAGAACCAAAATAATCTTCATGAATAGATTTGTTGATTCTTTAATATTAACACCTAACTATGAACTAATCGGTAGATGAACAATGATGTTGATTATGACTTTTGTACAATCTTAATTTATTTGTATTGAAAATTTGAGATTATAAGACTCACtcgttttattttttgatttgctAGATTGTCTCAACAAACTTAGTTAGTTTGTTAATATGTATAAGAGAAACAATTCATCTCACGGAGTTCGAAGACATGTATGCTACTAGCAAAAGAATGAAGGAAGAAATtattaaatgtaaaaaaaatttatcacaTAAAGTAGGAGATCGAGGAAAGAAAAGTTAATTGAGAAAGGTagacaaagagaagaaaatctcaATAAGATGATTCGTAAACTGAATCAAAAGATGGAATatacaaataaattttatctaGGAGGATTTGGTCCCTGAAAATTGTGATATACAATGTAAAACTTAAATTACTTACAGTGAGAATTAACAATCTATACCGTTACTTATAGTTTgagtattaattaaatttacttGATTGATCTCAATGTCAAGTGAATGATGTTTTTAGATTTAGaaattagttttttaaatatttttaattaattttaaatgtgtaccgaatatataaaaaatataatataattaaaattagaaaataaaattatatatggattgataaattaaattataaatagatttataaatccatcaaaattatatttgatatgttatTTGAACACACTAATAACAAATTTATATTTATCGGATTACTCATGTTAAAATTTGGAGAAAAATCAAGGTTGAGTTCTTTCCTGATTCGACACCAAATCCTTTCCCATGACTCGCCGCGTCAGCTTAGACAAGGCATACGTGGAATACTTATCCACGTCGAATCCTTATTTACCAATATATGATATATCATCGGCGGTTAGATTAAATAGCGCGTGTAATTATGAACAAACTATTACCATTTATATtgagaatttaaatttttaagatttgattattattttttcgGCTAATATATATTCAGGATTAATTATTTATGACACGGAATTTctctatattaataattaattggtTAAACGAATTATTTTTTtccataaataatttatagaaataTTTGTCCAAAATATTTCTTTCTTAAAATGAAGTCGACCGTAACTATATTAATCAGCAAACTTTGGAGGAAGGTTGATCATTGGCGACCATGGAGACCGAGCTAATTCCAGGGCTGTCGGACGATGTCGCTCTGCAGTGCCTCCTCCGCCTCCCTTCTACTCCATCTCCGTTGCTCGGGGCGTTTGCAGACGGTGGAGGCGCGAACTCTCAGCGTCATCGTCCTTCTATCGCCTCCGCAAAGCTGCCGGCCTCGCTCACCCCGTCTTCattatgctcttttatgatattccCTCGTTCCCCCTTTACAGGTGGCGTCTAGCCTTTTACGAGCCAGCCACGGGCGCCTGGGGGGTTCGGCCGTTGACAGACGACAGCCTCCGCGGCAAGCAACACTGCTGGCATGTTGTGGTCGTCGGGCGAGAGCTGGTGCTGGTCGGCGGATGGGATGAGTCAAACTGGAAGGACACCGCAGAAGTCAACATTTACGATCTAGTCACCGGCGACTGGCGTCCCGGGGCTCCGATTCCGCGCCCCATGCAGGATGGCTGCGACTTTGCCGTTGGGCCACGGAACGCGTTCGTATCCGGCTGGAAGGACGATCTATCGTCGATGCTAATTTACGACATGACAACCGACGCGTGGATGGAGTGCCATGTGGCGACCCAGGGGCCGAGCTGGTGCCCGTGGTTGGGATTCTTGTCGGCTGCCGACCTTGCCGCCCACGAGGAGGAAATGATGTACGAATGCCGGGAGAAAGATGAGGACGAGAAATTGGAGGTGGTCACATGGTGCGACGGCGACAAAGCGAACTTGTGGCGGAGCTTGAGATTGTCGTcggacaacttatttaattaccGCCGACAATTCTTTGTCTTCCAATTCTAAGAGGATTAGTACTGAGTTATAATATTAAGTACGAATAAAACTTACACTCACGAGGTGTAAGATATAAAAGATACGAAGTATGAAaacttttatatataaatatttttaatgctCTTGACCGTACTTTCAGACTTCGGACCATACTTGTTATGATATTTTATCTTTATAGAATTtaaggttgattttttttttcagatgtaCATGATATGCGTGATATAAAATTTTTGGCATATCATAATAATCCTaggtataattttaaaaaatagcagTTATGATTCATAAATACTATACCGGgtaacaattttaattttatagttattaCAATATAAATTTATCTTATTCAATAATATTCACAATATAGTAATTATTATTTGTAACTGTTATAACTATCATAGTGGTTATGAAATTATGACTACTACTTATCTTATTTGTATAATTGATTGATGTGATTAGATGGTAGAAGATAATATTATGAAAATAGCGTAATGAGACGGATGAATGATTGATAGGGTGATGTACCTTTAATATTTTATGGATAATAAattcagatatatatatatatataaataggcAAAAAAATcccttaattattaaaattatcaaaaaaaaaaacacctcctatgtttaaaaaataaaataacatccTATTATATTTCTTATCCTAAAATATTGTATCAATTATATCAAATTACAATAAATtagttcaacttaattaaaaatattatatacaaTACTTTTATCgtaaaaaaaatcatcaattaaaattatctaaatttaattaaattatatataatgaCTACTATTGCAAGTGTGTTCGGTTCAAATTAGGTAATCAAgattagaaaaaataaaacataatcaaaaagatgtttaatttaatttaggtaatataataaaatcatatttatttAAAGGTTTTAGTATATAATTTAGTGTGATATTTTATCATATTATTCTTGGTTTAATAatcataataatattattattattagtgatatataaataaataaataaaattagatatttttttattattttagaatattttagATGATTCTATTAGGTTTTAGaatatgtttatttaatttattccaACTATAACTAGAACTAGGAGTGATTgatttaattaactaaaattttaatcaaatacctaagttaaaaaaaaataccatcTTCAACTTCCTTTATTGCCACCCACTTGTCGCCTGTTGCCCACCACTGTCCACTACTGCCACCTCTGACCGTTGAACTATCGCTACTACCGTTGTTGTCCGTCGCTCCCACCACCCACCCTCTACTCACCACTGCTGCTGCTGCCACCTTCGGTCGCCACATGAAGCTTCGTGGCAATTTGCACACAAGAAGGAATGTTGTGCTGCTGCCACCTCCACCCATCTCGTTGTTTTTCCAACATTGCCTGATGGCCACTACTGCCACCTCCGCCCACCTCCTCTAGGCGCTACATGAAATTTCACGGCGATATGCTTGCTACCACCTCCACACCGTCCTGTTGTTGATCGGACACCACCAAACTCATTTGACGATTCTGATCCTTACAAGGGTACGTAATTTCGAAAAAAAATTGCTCAATCTTTGGAATCGAGAAAAACCTTGGATGGTCGATGATTTTCTGATTCCAAGTTTGATGCCAAAATTGACAACATTGGCTGACGTTTCAGAATCAAGAAAAAATTTGGAATCTAAAAAAATCTCGAACCAAACACAATTATCATATATGGATAACTTTGGTGGTAATCTGTCATATCTATGAACTAAACATACcctaataattttaagttgatttgaatatttttaaaatattattgatcaaATTTAAACAACGTTGATCAAATTaataactaatatatatatatatatatatatatatatatatatatatatatattatttagttaAATTATTATCGTGAAACTATTCTTCTACCTtcaatttattatattattaatttcatttaacTCTCTTAATTATTTAGAAATCTTATTTTATCTTTTCATTTATTTATTCATCACTgagtttataaaaattatttaacttgtaTAATATATCCAATAATAAATTTACGTATAGATATAATTTATgtgatataaaaataatattaaaaaaaaaataaaattatcaggatttaataaaaatttatttacaacACTCTTGTGGCAAAAAATGCCCCGGTCAATCAATCCCTAAATTAACACGAAGAATTTTACCTGTCGAGATTGTTTCAGATATGGTGGAGCCCACTAATAATACAATGAGGATAAATTCTTGAGCAAACGATGGGAGGGATCATCCGATCAGATTCGAAGTTAAATTTTGTGTCGAatactatttttttaaatgatttaattatttttaaatcatgcaAATTTATACTTCAGAGACAATTTTGAAAACAAGCCAAAGTTGAATTATTTCGTGTGTtaaatactatttttttaaaaaaaatgatttaattatttttttcttggcTTGAGCCACATCATTAATAGCTTTATTGCAATTACGTGGATCGGCGAGGGCAAAACTGTCAAAGTAACCACGAAAGGTCGGATAAGATATTGTGCTTCACCGAGCACGAAAATGGCAGCAAAAGCAGTGAAGCGAACCAGTAGCCATGGATTCCAGGTTGATGCGTCAACAAGATCGCCTACGCCTTAATCTACGTCATCGCCAGCGGGTGGATCCTCTTCCGGTTCGTCGGCGCTGCGCTCGGCCTCTACCAGCTCGACTCCGCCCCTCTGTCCCCTTCCGCCATGTTCAAAGGTTCGTCCTAAACCAAGTTAGGGTTTTTCTTGAACTTCCCTTTTGAACAAGATATTCTGTAATCCTCTCAATTCTCAGTTCAAAAATGCCACCTTTTTCTCAAATTTGCCATAACAAATCGGCTCTAGCTCTACTGATGAAACCTAGAACCCAAACAAATCTTCCAAGATTCAAAGTGAAGAATTATGATCGATAATGATGCAATATGCATTGTATTGTTAGGAAAAAGAACAAAGAAAAGTGAAACAATGACCTCCAACCCAGCACCAAAACCTTTAGATGGATAACAAAAACAAACCACTTCAGGAACTATTAAGCAGGGTGAGCAGTTGCACACAATGATCTCAATTATATACCTCTCACAAATCCATAATTTGGCATGGTATTATTTGAACTGGTATGTGTTGTTGAGTAAAACAATCTTGGATCC from Zingiber officinale cultivar Zhangliang chromosome 5B, Zo_v1.1, whole genome shotgun sequence encodes the following:
- the LOC121987156 gene encoding F-box/kelch-repeat protein At1g80440-like, with the translated sequence METELIPGLPDDVALQCLLRLPFYSISVARGVCRRWRRELSASSSFYRLRKAAGLAHTVFIMLFYDIPSFHLYRWRLAFYEPATGAWGVRPLTDDSLRGKQHCWHVVVVGRELVLVGGWDESNWKDTAEVNIYDLVTGDWRPGAPIPRPMQDGCNFAVGPRNVFVSGWKDNLSSMLVYDTATDAWMDYHVATQEPSWCPWSGFMSAADLAAHEEEMMYECREREEDKKL